A stretch of Tripterygium wilfordii isolate XIE 37 chromosome 11, ASM1340144v1, whole genome shotgun sequence DNA encodes these proteins:
- the LOC120009285 gene encoding kinesin-like protein KIN-14S isoform X6 produces the protein MLLLGEDCVFTSRSNDGSINRQKRACRFSLRPKRPKPSPPSSSEFVDEGGHSMDGDNVWNRNEVEETTHSMDDDSILNRNSLAQGPTLPELQKIISLSSKIQNLKKEHAILSDQATYIFPGPEVDAISMLLHLSGEHELLKKRYLEESFERKRLYNEIIELKGNIRVFCRCRPVNEVEISNGLEEVVEFDSSQDNELQIISSDSSKKQFKFDHVFKPDDDQDAVFVQTKPIVTSLLDGYNVCIFAYGQTGTGKTFTMEGTPENRGVNYKTLEELFRISGERNAIIRYELSVSMLEVYNEEIKDLLVENLSKTSTKLEIKQAADGILEVPGLVEAHVRSTEEVWELLNSGSREGSVGSTCANELSSRSHCLLRVIVMRYDLVNEKTTKSHLWLVDLASRERVGKIDVEGERLEESQFINKSLSALEELQAHPPAAEFIRRRLQNPDVCSYQPKLQRP, from the exons ATCAAACGATGGAAGTATCAACCGACAAAAGCGAGCATGCCGTTTCTCGTTGCGACCCAAAAGGCCAAAACCCTCTCCGCCCTCGAGTTcag AATTTGTTGATGAGGGTGGGCATTCCATGGATGGAGATAATGTATGGAATAGAAATGAAGTTGAAGAAACTACTCATTCAATGGATGATGATAGTATATTGAATCGAAATTCGTTAGCTCAGGGGCCAACACTTCCGGAACTGCAGAAGATTATTAGTTTGAGCAGTAAAATTCAG AACCTAAAGAAAGAACATGCTATTCTATCTGATCAAGCTACATATATCTTTCCTGGCCCAGAGGTAGATGCTATAAGCATGCTGTTGCATCTCA GTGGGGAACATGAACTTCTAAAGAAGAGGTACCTAGAGGAGTCTTTTGAACGGAAGCGGCTTTACAATGAAATTATCGAACTTAAAGGAAATATTAGGGTCTTCTGCAGATGTAGACCAGTTAATGAAGTTGAAATTTCCAATGGGTTGGAAGAAGTTGTGGAATTTGACTCGTCACAGGATAATGAGCTACAGATCATCTCCTCTGATTCTTCCAAAAAACAATTTAAGTTCGATCATGTGTTTAAGCCTGATGACGACCAAG ATGCTGTCTTTGTACAGACAAAGCCCATTGTGACTTCACTGCTGGATGGTTATAATGTCTGCATATTTGCTTATGGGCAAACTGGAACTGGGAAAACATTTACGATGGAGGGAACCCCTGAGAATAGGGGAGTCAACTACAAGACTTTAGAGGAGTTGTTTCGCATCTCTGGGGAGAGAAACGCCATTATTAGATATGAGCTATCTGTTAGCATGTTGGAGGTCTACAATGAAGAGATTAAGGATCTCTTAGTGGAAAATTTGAGCAAAACTAGCACAAA GTTGGAGATAAAGCAAGCAGCCGACGGAATTCTGGAAGTCCCTGGGCTTGTTGAAGCTCATGTTCGTAGTACAGAGGAAGTCTGGGAGCTTCTGAACTCTGGAAGCCGAGAAGGATCAGTTGGCTCCACCTGTGCCAATGAGCTTAGCAGCCGTTCTCACTG cCTGTTGCGGGTAATTGTAATGAGGTATGATTTAGTCAATGAGAAAACAACTAAGAGTCACCTTTGGTTGGTGGATTTGGCTAGTCGTGAGCGTGTTGGAAAAATTGATGTTGAAGGTGAAAGGCTAGAGGAATCTCAGTTTATAAACAAGTCTCTTTCTGCACTCGAG GAACTCCAAGCTCACCCTCCTGCTGCAGAGTTCATTAG GAGGAGATTGCAAAACCCTGATGTTTGTTCATATCAGCCCAAGCTCCAGAGACCTTGA
- the LOC120009285 gene encoding kinesin-like protein KIN-14S isoform X4 — MDGDNVWNRNEVEETTHSMDDDSILNRNSLAQGPTLPELQKIISLSSKIQNLKKEHAILSDQATYIFPGPEVDAISMLLHLSGEHELLKKRYLEESFERKRLYNEIIELKGNIRVFCRCRPVNEVEISNGLEEVVEFDSSQDNELQIISSDSSKKQFKFDHVFKPDDDQDAVFVQTKPIVTSLLDGYNVCIFAYGQTGTGKTFTMEGTPENRGVNYKTLEELFRISGERNAIIRYELSVSMLEVYNEEIKDLLVENLSKTSTKLEIKQAADGILEVPGLVEAHVRSTEEVWELLNSGSREGSVGSTCANELSSRSHCQLRITVLGHDLVNRLKTKSHLWLVDLASSERVEKVDVEGERLEESQFINKSLSALGDVISALVSKTGPIPYRSISLFSPLSLAYTLFFILYSPVIIGLEFSLFAECTRNSNLTLLLQSSLGGDCKTLMFVQIGPSSRDLGEILCSLNFASRVRGIESADPQPSLSSSSDTNKGKHAVSCCDPQPFPSSSSEPKERTCYSI, encoded by the exons ATGGATGGAGATAATGTATGGAATAGAAATGAAGTTGAAGAAACTACTCATTCAATGGATGATGATAGTATATTGAATCGAAATTCGTTAGCTCAGGGGCCAACACTTCCGGAACTGCAGAAGATTATTAGTTTGAGCAGTAAAATTCAG AACCTAAAGAAAGAACATGCTATTCTATCTGATCAAGCTACATATATCTTTCCTGGCCCAGAGGTAGATGCTATAAGCATGCTGTTGCATCTCA GTGGGGAACATGAACTTCTAAAGAAGAGGTACCTAGAGGAGTCTTTTGAACGGAAGCGGCTTTACAATGAAATTATCGAACTTAAAGGAAATATTAGGGTCTTCTGCAGATGTAGACCAGTTAATGAAGTTGAAATTTCCAATGGGTTGGAAGAAGTTGTGGAATTTGACTCGTCACAGGATAATGAGCTACAGATCATCTCCTCTGATTCTTCCAAAAAACAATTTAAGTTCGATCATGTGTTTAAGCCTGATGACGACCAAG ATGCTGTCTTTGTACAGACAAAGCCCATTGTGACTTCACTGCTGGATGGTTATAATGTCTGCATATTTGCTTATGGGCAAACTGGAACTGGGAAAACATTTACGATGGAGGGAACCCCTGAGAATAGGGGAGTCAACTACAAGACTTTAGAGGAGTTGTTTCGCATCTCTGGGGAGAGAAACGCCATTATTAGATATGAGCTATCTGTTAGCATGTTGGAGGTCTACAATGAAGAGATTAAGGATCTCTTAGTGGAAAATTTGAGCAAAACTAGCACAAA GTTGGAGATAAAGCAAGCAGCCGACGGAATTCTGGAAGTCCCTGGGCTTGTTGAAGCTCATGTTCGTAGTACAGAGGAAGTCTGGGAGCTTCTGAACTCTGGAAGCCGAGAAGGATCAGTTGGCTCCACCTGTGCCAATGAGCTTAGCAGCCGTTCTCACTG CCAGTTGCGGATAACTGTATTGGGCCATGATTTAGTCAACAGGCTAAAAACTAAGAGTCACCTTTGGTTGGTGGATTTGGCTAGTAGTGAGCGTGTTGAAAAAGTTGATGTTGAAGGTGAAAGGCTAGAGGAATCTCAGTTTATAAACAAGTCTCTTTCTGCACTCGGGGATGTTATCTCCGCCCTTGTGTCTAAAACAGGCCCCATTCCTTACAGGTCTATCTCCCtattctctcctctctcactCGCATACACATTGTTTTTCATCTTATACTCGCCAGTAATTATCGGACTGGAGTTTTCATTGTTTGCTGAGTGCACTAGGAACTCCAATCTCACCCTCTTGCTGCAGAGTTCATTAG GAGGAGATTGCAAAACCCTGATGTTTGTTCAGATCGGCCCAAGCTCCAGAGACCTTGGGGAAATCCTTTGCTCGTTGAATTTTGCCAGTCGAGTCCGTGGGATTGAAAGTGCAGACCCACAACCCTCTCTGTCCTCAAGTTCAG ATACCAACAAAGGCAAGCATGCCGTTTCTTGTTGCGACCCACAACCCTTTCCGTCCTCAAGTTCAG AGCCTAAAGAAAGAACATGCTATTCTATCTGA
- the LOC120009285 gene encoding kinesin-like protein KIN-14S isoform X2, with the protein MLLLGEDCVFTSRSNDGSINRQKRACRFSLRPKRPKPSPPSKFVDEGGHSMDGDNVWNRNEVEETTHSMDDDSILNRNSLAQGPTLPELQKIISLSSKIQNLKKEHAILSDQATYIFPGPEVDAISMLLHLSGEHELLKKRYLEESFERKRLYNEIIELKGNIRVFCRCRPVNEVEISNGLEEVVEFDSSQDNELQIISSDSSKKQFKFDHVFKPDDDQDAVFVQTKPIVTSLLDGYNVCIFAYGQTGTGKTFTMEGTPENRGVNYKTLEELFRISGERNAIIRYELSVSMLEVYNEEIKDLLVENLSKTSTKLEIKQAADGILEVPGLVEAHVRSTEEVWELLNSGSREGSVGSTCANELSSRSHCQLRITVLGHDLVNRLKTKSHLWLVDLASSERVEKVDVEGERLEESQFINKSLSALGDVISALVSKTGPIPYRSISLFSPLSLAYTLFFILYSPVIIGLEFSLFAECTRNSNLTLLLQSSLGGDCKTLMFVQIGPSSRDLGEILCSLNFASRVRGIESADPQPSLSSSSDTNKGKHAVSCCDPQPFPSSSSEPKERTCYSI; encoded by the exons ATCAAACGATGGAAGTATCAACCGACAAAAGCGAGCATGCCGTTTCTCGTTGCGACCCAAAAGGCCAAAACCCTCTCCGCCCTCGA AATTTGTTGATGAGGGTGGGCATTCCATGGATGGAGATAATGTATGGAATAGAAATGAAGTTGAAGAAACTACTCATTCAATGGATGATGATAGTATATTGAATCGAAATTCGTTAGCTCAGGGGCCAACACTTCCGGAACTGCAGAAGATTATTAGTTTGAGCAGTAAAATTCAG AACCTAAAGAAAGAACATGCTATTCTATCTGATCAAGCTACATATATCTTTCCTGGCCCAGAGGTAGATGCTATAAGCATGCTGTTGCATCTCA GTGGGGAACATGAACTTCTAAAGAAGAGGTACCTAGAGGAGTCTTTTGAACGGAAGCGGCTTTACAATGAAATTATCGAACTTAAAGGAAATATTAGGGTCTTCTGCAGATGTAGACCAGTTAATGAAGTTGAAATTTCCAATGGGTTGGAAGAAGTTGTGGAATTTGACTCGTCACAGGATAATGAGCTACAGATCATCTCCTCTGATTCTTCCAAAAAACAATTTAAGTTCGATCATGTGTTTAAGCCTGATGACGACCAAG ATGCTGTCTTTGTACAGACAAAGCCCATTGTGACTTCACTGCTGGATGGTTATAATGTCTGCATATTTGCTTATGGGCAAACTGGAACTGGGAAAACATTTACGATGGAGGGAACCCCTGAGAATAGGGGAGTCAACTACAAGACTTTAGAGGAGTTGTTTCGCATCTCTGGGGAGAGAAACGCCATTATTAGATATGAGCTATCTGTTAGCATGTTGGAGGTCTACAATGAAGAGATTAAGGATCTCTTAGTGGAAAATTTGAGCAAAACTAGCACAAA GTTGGAGATAAAGCAAGCAGCCGACGGAATTCTGGAAGTCCCTGGGCTTGTTGAAGCTCATGTTCGTAGTACAGAGGAAGTCTGGGAGCTTCTGAACTCTGGAAGCCGAGAAGGATCAGTTGGCTCCACCTGTGCCAATGAGCTTAGCAGCCGTTCTCACTG CCAGTTGCGGATAACTGTATTGGGCCATGATTTAGTCAACAGGCTAAAAACTAAGAGTCACCTTTGGTTGGTGGATTTGGCTAGTAGTGAGCGTGTTGAAAAAGTTGATGTTGAAGGTGAAAGGCTAGAGGAATCTCAGTTTATAAACAAGTCTCTTTCTGCACTCGGGGATGTTATCTCCGCCCTTGTGTCTAAAACAGGCCCCATTCCTTACAGGTCTATCTCCCtattctctcctctctcactCGCATACACATTGTTTTTCATCTTATACTCGCCAGTAATTATCGGACTGGAGTTTTCATTGTTTGCTGAGTGCACTAGGAACTCCAATCTCACCCTCTTGCTGCAGAGTTCATTAG GAGGAGATTGCAAAACCCTGATGTTTGTTCAGATCGGCCCAAGCTCCAGAGACCTTGGGGAAATCCTTTGCTCGTTGAATTTTGCCAGTCGAGTCCGTGGGATTGAAAGTGCAGACCCACAACCCTCTCTGTCCTCAAGTTCAG ATACCAACAAAGGCAAGCATGCCGTTTCTTGTTGCGACCCACAACCCTTTCCGTCCTCAAGTTCAG AGCCTAAAGAAAGAACATGCTATTCTATCTGA
- the LOC120009285 gene encoding kinesin-like protein KIN-14S isoform X7 has product MLLLGEDCVFTSRSNDGSINRQKRACRFSLRPKRPKPSPPSSSEFVDEGGHSMDGDNVWNRNEVEETTHSMDDDSILNRNSLAQGPTLPELQKIISLSSKIQNLKKEHAILSDQATYIFPGPEVDAISMLLHLSGEHELLKKRYLEESFERKRLYNEIIELKGNIRVFCRCRPVNEVEISNGLEEVVEFDSSQDNELQIISSDSSKKQFKFDHVFKPDDDQDAVFVQTKPIVTSLLDGYNVCIFAYGQTGTGKTFTMEGTPENRGVNYKTLEELFRISGERNAIIRYELSVSMLEVYNEEIKDLLVENLSKTSTKLEIKQAADGILEVPGLVEAHVRSTEEVWELLNSGSREGSVGSTCANELSSRSHCLLRVIVMRYDLVNEKTTKSHLWLVDLASRERVGKIDVEGERLEESQFINKSLSALEVAISALASKRGTPSSPSCCRVH; this is encoded by the exons ATCAAACGATGGAAGTATCAACCGACAAAAGCGAGCATGCCGTTTCTCGTTGCGACCCAAAAGGCCAAAACCCTCTCCGCCCTCGAGTTcag AATTTGTTGATGAGGGTGGGCATTCCATGGATGGAGATAATGTATGGAATAGAAATGAAGTTGAAGAAACTACTCATTCAATGGATGATGATAGTATATTGAATCGAAATTCGTTAGCTCAGGGGCCAACACTTCCGGAACTGCAGAAGATTATTAGTTTGAGCAGTAAAATTCAG AACCTAAAGAAAGAACATGCTATTCTATCTGATCAAGCTACATATATCTTTCCTGGCCCAGAGGTAGATGCTATAAGCATGCTGTTGCATCTCA GTGGGGAACATGAACTTCTAAAGAAGAGGTACCTAGAGGAGTCTTTTGAACGGAAGCGGCTTTACAATGAAATTATCGAACTTAAAGGAAATATTAGGGTCTTCTGCAGATGTAGACCAGTTAATGAAGTTGAAATTTCCAATGGGTTGGAAGAAGTTGTGGAATTTGACTCGTCACAGGATAATGAGCTACAGATCATCTCCTCTGATTCTTCCAAAAAACAATTTAAGTTCGATCATGTGTTTAAGCCTGATGACGACCAAG ATGCTGTCTTTGTACAGACAAAGCCCATTGTGACTTCACTGCTGGATGGTTATAATGTCTGCATATTTGCTTATGGGCAAACTGGAACTGGGAAAACATTTACGATGGAGGGAACCCCTGAGAATAGGGGAGTCAACTACAAGACTTTAGAGGAGTTGTTTCGCATCTCTGGGGAGAGAAACGCCATTATTAGATATGAGCTATCTGTTAGCATGTTGGAGGTCTACAATGAAGAGATTAAGGATCTCTTAGTGGAAAATTTGAGCAAAACTAGCACAAA GTTGGAGATAAAGCAAGCAGCCGACGGAATTCTGGAAGTCCCTGGGCTTGTTGAAGCTCATGTTCGTAGTACAGAGGAAGTCTGGGAGCTTCTGAACTCTGGAAGCCGAGAAGGATCAGTTGGCTCCACCTGTGCCAATGAGCTTAGCAGCCGTTCTCACTG cCTGTTGCGGGTAATTGTAATGAGGTATGATTTAGTCAATGAGAAAACAACTAAGAGTCACCTTTGGTTGGTGGATTTGGCTAGTCGTGAGCGTGTTGGAAAAATTGATGTTGAAGGTGAAAGGCTAGAGGAATCTCAGTTTATAAACAAGTCTCTTTCTGCACTCGAGGTTGCTATTTCTGCCCTTGCGTCTAAAAGAG GAACTCCAAGCTCACCCTCCTGCTGCAGAGTTCATTAG
- the LOC120009285 gene encoding kinesin-like protein KIN-14S isoform X3, with product MLLLGEDCVFTSRSNDGSINRQKRACRFSLRPKRPKPSPPSSSEFVDEGGHSMDGDNVWNRNEVEETTHSMDDDSILNRNSLAQGPTLPELQKIISLSSKIQNLKKEHAILSDQATYIFPGPEVDAISMLLHLSGEHELLKKRYLEESFERKRLYNEIIELKGNIRVFCRCRPVNEVEISNGLEEVVEFDSSQDNELQIISSDSSKKQFKFDHVFKPDDDQDAVFVQTKPIVTSLLDGYNVCIFAYGQTGTGKTFTMEGTPENRGVNYKTLEELFRISGERNAIIRYELSVSMLEVYNEEIKDLLVENLSKTSTKLEIKQAADGILEVPGLVEAHVRSTEEVWELLNSGSREGSVGSTCANELSSRSHCQLRITVLGHDLVNRLKTKSHLWLVDLASSERVEKVDVEGERLEESQFINKSLSALGDVISALVSKTGPIPYRNSNLTLLLQSSLGGDCKTLMFVQIGPSSRDLGEILCSLNFASRVRGIESADPQPSLSSSSDTNKGKHAVSCCDPQPFPSSSSEPKERTCYSI from the exons ATCAAACGATGGAAGTATCAACCGACAAAAGCGAGCATGCCGTTTCTCGTTGCGACCCAAAAGGCCAAAACCCTCTCCGCCCTCGAGTTcag AATTTGTTGATGAGGGTGGGCATTCCATGGATGGAGATAATGTATGGAATAGAAATGAAGTTGAAGAAACTACTCATTCAATGGATGATGATAGTATATTGAATCGAAATTCGTTAGCTCAGGGGCCAACACTTCCGGAACTGCAGAAGATTATTAGTTTGAGCAGTAAAATTCAG AACCTAAAGAAAGAACATGCTATTCTATCTGATCAAGCTACATATATCTTTCCTGGCCCAGAGGTAGATGCTATAAGCATGCTGTTGCATCTCA GTGGGGAACATGAACTTCTAAAGAAGAGGTACCTAGAGGAGTCTTTTGAACGGAAGCGGCTTTACAATGAAATTATCGAACTTAAAGGAAATATTAGGGTCTTCTGCAGATGTAGACCAGTTAATGAAGTTGAAATTTCCAATGGGTTGGAAGAAGTTGTGGAATTTGACTCGTCACAGGATAATGAGCTACAGATCATCTCCTCTGATTCTTCCAAAAAACAATTTAAGTTCGATCATGTGTTTAAGCCTGATGACGACCAAG ATGCTGTCTTTGTACAGACAAAGCCCATTGTGACTTCACTGCTGGATGGTTATAATGTCTGCATATTTGCTTATGGGCAAACTGGAACTGGGAAAACATTTACGATGGAGGGAACCCCTGAGAATAGGGGAGTCAACTACAAGACTTTAGAGGAGTTGTTTCGCATCTCTGGGGAGAGAAACGCCATTATTAGATATGAGCTATCTGTTAGCATGTTGGAGGTCTACAATGAAGAGATTAAGGATCTCTTAGTGGAAAATTTGAGCAAAACTAGCACAAA GTTGGAGATAAAGCAAGCAGCCGACGGAATTCTGGAAGTCCCTGGGCTTGTTGAAGCTCATGTTCGTAGTACAGAGGAAGTCTGGGAGCTTCTGAACTCTGGAAGCCGAGAAGGATCAGTTGGCTCCACCTGTGCCAATGAGCTTAGCAGCCGTTCTCACTG CCAGTTGCGGATAACTGTATTGGGCCATGATTTAGTCAACAGGCTAAAAACTAAGAGTCACCTTTGGTTGGTGGATTTGGCTAGTAGTGAGCGTGTTGAAAAAGTTGATGTTGAAGGTGAAAGGCTAGAGGAATCTCAGTTTATAAACAAGTCTCTTTCTGCACTCGGGGATGTTATCTCCGCCCTTGTGTCTAAAACAGGCCCCATTCCTTACAG GAACTCCAATCTCACCCTCTTGCTGCAGAGTTCATTAG GAGGAGATTGCAAAACCCTGATGTTTGTTCAGATCGGCCCAAGCTCCAGAGACCTTGGGGAAATCCTTTGCTCGTTGAATTTTGCCAGTCGAGTCCGTGGGATTGAAAGTGCAGACCCACAACCCTCTCTGTCCTCAAGTTCAG ATACCAACAAAGGCAAGCATGCCGTTTCTTGTTGCGACCCACAACCCTTTCCGTCCTCAAGTTCAG AGCCTAAAGAAAGAACATGCTATTCTATCTGA
- the LOC120009285 gene encoding kinesin-like protein KIN-14S isoform X5, which yields MLLLGEDCVFTSRSNDGSINRQKRACRFSLRPKRPKPSPPSSSEFVDEGGHSMDGDNVWNRNEVEETTHSMDDDSILNRNSLAQGPTLPELQKIISLSSKIQNLKKEHAILSDQATYIFPGPEVDAISMLLHLSGEHELLKKRYLEESFERKRLYNEIIELKGNIRVFCRCRPVNEVEISNGLEEVVEFDSSQDNELQIISSDSSKKQFKFDHVFKPDDDQDAVFVQTKPIVTSLLDGYNVCIFAYGQTGTGKTFTMEGTPENRGVNYKTLEELFRISGERNAIIRYELSVSMLEVYNEEIKDLLVENLSKTSTKLEIKQAADGILEVPGLVEAHVRSTEEVWELLNSGSREGSVGSTCANELSSRSHCLLRVIVMRYDLVNEKTTKSHLWLVDLASRERVGKIDVEGERLEESQFINKSLSALEVAISALASKRGDIPYGSISLFSPLSLAQTFVFHLILTSNYLTGVFIVC from the exons ATCAAACGATGGAAGTATCAACCGACAAAAGCGAGCATGCCGTTTCTCGTTGCGACCCAAAAGGCCAAAACCCTCTCCGCCCTCGAGTTcag AATTTGTTGATGAGGGTGGGCATTCCATGGATGGAGATAATGTATGGAATAGAAATGAAGTTGAAGAAACTACTCATTCAATGGATGATGATAGTATATTGAATCGAAATTCGTTAGCTCAGGGGCCAACACTTCCGGAACTGCAGAAGATTATTAGTTTGAGCAGTAAAATTCAG AACCTAAAGAAAGAACATGCTATTCTATCTGATCAAGCTACATATATCTTTCCTGGCCCAGAGGTAGATGCTATAAGCATGCTGTTGCATCTCA GTGGGGAACATGAACTTCTAAAGAAGAGGTACCTAGAGGAGTCTTTTGAACGGAAGCGGCTTTACAATGAAATTATCGAACTTAAAGGAAATATTAGGGTCTTCTGCAGATGTAGACCAGTTAATGAAGTTGAAATTTCCAATGGGTTGGAAGAAGTTGTGGAATTTGACTCGTCACAGGATAATGAGCTACAGATCATCTCCTCTGATTCTTCCAAAAAACAATTTAAGTTCGATCATGTGTTTAAGCCTGATGACGACCAAG ATGCTGTCTTTGTACAGACAAAGCCCATTGTGACTTCACTGCTGGATGGTTATAATGTCTGCATATTTGCTTATGGGCAAACTGGAACTGGGAAAACATTTACGATGGAGGGAACCCCTGAGAATAGGGGAGTCAACTACAAGACTTTAGAGGAGTTGTTTCGCATCTCTGGGGAGAGAAACGCCATTATTAGATATGAGCTATCTGTTAGCATGTTGGAGGTCTACAATGAAGAGATTAAGGATCTCTTAGTGGAAAATTTGAGCAAAACTAGCACAAA GTTGGAGATAAAGCAAGCAGCCGACGGAATTCTGGAAGTCCCTGGGCTTGTTGAAGCTCATGTTCGTAGTACAGAGGAAGTCTGGGAGCTTCTGAACTCTGGAAGCCGAGAAGGATCAGTTGGCTCCACCTGTGCCAATGAGCTTAGCAGCCGTTCTCACTG cCTGTTGCGGGTAATTGTAATGAGGTATGATTTAGTCAATGAGAAAACAACTAAGAGTCACCTTTGGTTGGTGGATTTGGCTAGTCGTGAGCGTGTTGGAAAAATTGATGTTGAAGGTGAAAGGCTAGAGGAATCTCAGTTTATAAACAAGTCTCTTTCTGCACTCGAGGTTGCTATTTCTGCCCTTGCGTCTAAAAGAGGTGACATTCCTTACGGGTCTATCTCCCTATTCTCTCCTCTCTCGCTCGCACAGACATTTGTTTTTCATCTTATACTCACCAGTAATTATCTTACTGGAGTTTTCATTGTTTGCTGA
- the LOC120009285 gene encoding kinesin-like protein KIN-14S isoform X1 — protein MLLLGEDCVFTSRSNDGSINRQKRACRFSLRPKRPKPSPPSSSEFVDEGGHSMDGDNVWNRNEVEETTHSMDDDSILNRNSLAQGPTLPELQKIISLSSKIQNLKKEHAILSDQATYIFPGPEVDAISMLLHLSGEHELLKKRYLEESFERKRLYNEIIELKGNIRVFCRCRPVNEVEISNGLEEVVEFDSSQDNELQIISSDSSKKQFKFDHVFKPDDDQDAVFVQTKPIVTSLLDGYNVCIFAYGQTGTGKTFTMEGTPENRGVNYKTLEELFRISGERNAIIRYELSVSMLEVYNEEIKDLLVENLSKTSTKLEIKQAADGILEVPGLVEAHVRSTEEVWELLNSGSREGSVGSTCANELSSRSHCQLRITVLGHDLVNRLKTKSHLWLVDLASSERVEKVDVEGERLEESQFINKSLSALGDVISALVSKTGPIPYRSISLFSPLSLAYTLFFILYSPVIIGLEFSLFAECTRNSNLTLLLQSSLGGDCKTLMFVQIGPSSRDLGEILCSLNFASRVRGIESADPQPSLSSSSDTNKGKHAVSCCDPQPFPSSSSEPKERTCYSI, from the exons ATCAAACGATGGAAGTATCAACCGACAAAAGCGAGCATGCCGTTTCTCGTTGCGACCCAAAAGGCCAAAACCCTCTCCGCCCTCGAGTTcag AATTTGTTGATGAGGGTGGGCATTCCATGGATGGAGATAATGTATGGAATAGAAATGAAGTTGAAGAAACTACTCATTCAATGGATGATGATAGTATATTGAATCGAAATTCGTTAGCTCAGGGGCCAACACTTCCGGAACTGCAGAAGATTATTAGTTTGAGCAGTAAAATTCAG AACCTAAAGAAAGAACATGCTATTCTATCTGATCAAGCTACATATATCTTTCCTGGCCCAGAGGTAGATGCTATAAGCATGCTGTTGCATCTCA GTGGGGAACATGAACTTCTAAAGAAGAGGTACCTAGAGGAGTCTTTTGAACGGAAGCGGCTTTACAATGAAATTATCGAACTTAAAGGAAATATTAGGGTCTTCTGCAGATGTAGACCAGTTAATGAAGTTGAAATTTCCAATGGGTTGGAAGAAGTTGTGGAATTTGACTCGTCACAGGATAATGAGCTACAGATCATCTCCTCTGATTCTTCCAAAAAACAATTTAAGTTCGATCATGTGTTTAAGCCTGATGACGACCAAG ATGCTGTCTTTGTACAGACAAAGCCCATTGTGACTTCACTGCTGGATGGTTATAATGTCTGCATATTTGCTTATGGGCAAACTGGAACTGGGAAAACATTTACGATGGAGGGAACCCCTGAGAATAGGGGAGTCAACTACAAGACTTTAGAGGAGTTGTTTCGCATCTCTGGGGAGAGAAACGCCATTATTAGATATGAGCTATCTGTTAGCATGTTGGAGGTCTACAATGAAGAGATTAAGGATCTCTTAGTGGAAAATTTGAGCAAAACTAGCACAAA GTTGGAGATAAAGCAAGCAGCCGACGGAATTCTGGAAGTCCCTGGGCTTGTTGAAGCTCATGTTCGTAGTACAGAGGAAGTCTGGGAGCTTCTGAACTCTGGAAGCCGAGAAGGATCAGTTGGCTCCACCTGTGCCAATGAGCTTAGCAGCCGTTCTCACTG CCAGTTGCGGATAACTGTATTGGGCCATGATTTAGTCAACAGGCTAAAAACTAAGAGTCACCTTTGGTTGGTGGATTTGGCTAGTAGTGAGCGTGTTGAAAAAGTTGATGTTGAAGGTGAAAGGCTAGAGGAATCTCAGTTTATAAACAAGTCTCTTTCTGCACTCGGGGATGTTATCTCCGCCCTTGTGTCTAAAACAGGCCCCATTCCTTACAGGTCTATCTCCCtattctctcctctctcactCGCATACACATTGTTTTTCATCTTATACTCGCCAGTAATTATCGGACTGGAGTTTTCATTGTTTGCTGAGTGCACTAGGAACTCCAATCTCACCCTCTTGCTGCAGAGTTCATTAG GAGGAGATTGCAAAACCCTGATGTTTGTTCAGATCGGCCCAAGCTCCAGAGACCTTGGGGAAATCCTTTGCTCGTTGAATTTTGCCAGTCGAGTCCGTGGGATTGAAAGTGCAGACCCACAACCCTCTCTGTCCTCAAGTTCAG ATACCAACAAAGGCAAGCATGCCGTTTCTTGTTGCGACCCACAACCCTTTCCGTCCTCAAGTTCAG AGCCTAAAGAAAGAACATGCTATTCTATCTGA